One Ignavibacterium album JCM 16511 genomic region harbors:
- a CDS encoding energy transducer TonB, translating to MKIFSLMIFCLVISVSSIYSQAEVSSDDGYLAFAQVMPEPAEGLPAVIKKIQYPTIAKQAGLEGKVFVMAYVDEKGNVDDVKVLKGIGGGCEEEVIKVLKSTKFKPGMNNGQPVKVKTSLSFAFKLK from the coding sequence ATGAAAATATTTTCTTTAATGATTTTCTGTTTGGTGATTTCTGTCAGTTCAATTTATTCACAGGCAGAAGTTAGCAGCGATGATGGTTATCTTGCTTTCGCTCAGGTAATGCCAGAGCCTGCCGAAGGATTGCCTGCTGTGATAAAGAAAATTCAGTATCCGACTATCGCAAAACAAGCTGGTCTTGAAGGAAAAGTTTTTGTGATGGCTTATGTGGATGAGAAAGGAAATGTTGATGATGTAAAAGTTTTAAAGGGAATTGGTGGCGGATGTGAAGAGGAAGTAATAAAAGTTCTAAAGTCAACTAAATTCAAACCTGGTATGAATAACGGACAACCCGTAAAAGTTAAAACATCATTGTCCTTTGCTTTCAAACTAAAATAA
- a CDS encoding chemotaxis protein CheW, with product MEILESSKSSTTEILQLVSFIIGNEEYAVNIFYVKEINRLSHITKVPNAPEFIEGVINLRGRIIPVIDLRIKIGLPKKGFDKDSRIIVIEDEDLLVGFLVDAVKEVIRIPKNIIEEPPEIVTSSKTDFISSVGKLEDRLLILIDLKKILSKNEQNKLKEVA from the coding sequence ATGGAAATTCTCGAATCCAGTAAATCGTCGACAACAGAAATTCTTCAGCTAGTAAGCTTCATTATTGGTAATGAAGAATATGCTGTTAACATTTTTTATGTCAAAGAAATAAACCGATTATCACACATCACAAAAGTTCCAAATGCACCTGAGTTTATTGAAGGCGTAATCAATCTACGCGGAAGAATCATTCCGGTGATTGACCTTCGTATTAAAATTGGTTTACCAAAAAAGGGATTTGATAAAGATTCCAGAATAATTGTGATAGAAGATGAAGATCTTCTTGTCGGATTTTTAGTTGATGCTGTAAAAGAAGTTATCCGTATTCCAAAAAATATTATTGAAGAACCACCGGAAATTGTTACTTCGAGTAAAACTGATTTCATAAGTTCTGTTGGAAAACTTGAAGACAGATTGCTTATTCTAATTGATTTGAAAAAGATTCTTTCAAAAAATGAACAAAATAAACTTAAAGAAGTTGCATAA